One Thermoanaerobacter pseudethanolicus ATCC 33223 DNA window includes the following coding sequences:
- a CDS encoding transglycosylase domain-containing protein has translation MDNNANLKRSERRKQKDKTKKKSVAKNIIKFVIYTFIILIFAAAGVIGAKVWTIIKDTPEISEEALTKQAQSSIVYADNGEEVATLFGASNRIWVPLDQIPKDLQNAFVAIEDQRFYQNNLGIDPKRIIGALIANIKAGGKPVEGASTITQQLVKNTMLSSEKTLSRKIKEAILAWRLEQKYSKEQILEAYLNTIYLGGPNVNAYGVEAAARAYFNKHVNELDLAESALIAGITKNPSLYSPAANKEAAIERQRLVLKEMLKQGYITQEQYDEAINEKLEFDIHYSVVSDKHKYFIDQVKEDVANALSQKLNISYEEAMNKIFNGGLRIYTTMDVNIQNIMEEAFKNSKLFPADLKDKEGNIRIVQGAMVVMDWRTGEVKGIVGRRETDETQGKVRVFNYATTGGRPPGSSIKPITVYGPALEKGYTAATVVDDVPVYYKQWNWEPHNYSRNTYKGLMTFREALKVSQNIPAVRIVVEMIGLNTAAEYGKKFGLDITERIEKSPAALSLGAGGEVTPLQMAAAYGAIANGGVYTSPITFTKVTDSEGNVILENKPSQHIVLSPQNAYILTNMMQEVVKPGGTGTNARLPNMPVAGKTGTNENYYDAWFAGFTPYYSASVWMGTGENIAMIYGGKGVTGGSYPAIFWKTVMMQIHKNLPYKDFVRPPGIISVTVCRDSGELPTDLCHLDPRGDRTYTEIFAQGTQPTTYCTVHVTAKINSQNGKLATDLTPPDLVKDAVFIDPPGRTPAQNAVALDGKYVVPKEYDDTVPPPQNSDNGDAPGDNTQPPPANNGGTEQPPGGETTNPPPNNGNSQTSPPSNNPPSTTNPIP, from the coding sequence ATGGATAATAACGCAAATTTAAAGCGAAGTGAAAGGAGAAAACAGAAGGATAAAACTAAAAAGAAAAGCGTGGCAAAAAACATAATAAAATTTGTCATATATACTTTTATAATTCTAATATTTGCAGCTGCTGGGGTTATTGGAGCTAAAGTATGGACAATAATTAAAGATACTCCCGAGATATCTGAGGAAGCTTTAACAAAGCAAGCCCAATCTTCTATTGTTTATGCAGATAACGGAGAAGAAGTAGCAACTTTGTTTGGGGCAAGTAATAGGATATGGGTTCCATTAGACCAAATACCTAAAGATTTACAAAATGCTTTCGTTGCTATTGAGGACCAAAGATTTTATCAAAATAACTTAGGAATTGATCCAAAAAGAATCATTGGAGCTCTTATTGCAAATATTAAAGCGGGAGGTAAACCTGTTGAAGGTGCAAGTACTATAACTCAACAGCTTGTAAAAAATACCATGCTTTCCAGTGAAAAAACCCTTTCAAGAAAAATTAAAGAAGCGATTCTTGCTTGGAGACTGGAACAGAAATATTCAAAAGAACAAATACTAGAGGCTTATCTCAACACAATATACCTTGGAGGACCTAATGTAAATGCATATGGAGTGGAAGCAGCTGCAAGAGCTTATTTCAACAAACATGTTAATGAGTTAGATTTAGCAGAAAGTGCTTTAATTGCTGGTATAACTAAGAACCCTTCCTTGTATTCGCCTGCAGCTAACAAAGAAGCTGCAATAGAGAGGCAGCGTCTTGTTTTAAAAGAAATGCTTAAACAAGGGTACATTACACAAGAACAATACGATGAGGCTATTAATGAAAAGTTGGAGTTTGATATACATTATTCTGTTGTCAGCGATAAACATAAATATTTCATAGATCAAGTAAAAGAGGATGTGGCTAATGCTCTTTCACAAAAATTAAACATATCGTATGAAGAGGCTATGAACAAAATATTCAATGGTGGTCTTAGAATTTACACGACAATGGATGTAAATATCCAAAATATTATGGAGGAAGCTTTCAAAAACTCAAAACTTTTTCCGGCTGATTTAAAAGATAAAGAAGGCAACATTCGAATAGTTCAAGGTGCCATGGTAGTAATGGATTGGAGAACAGGAGAAGTTAAGGGTATAGTTGGGAGAAGAGAAACTGACGAAACTCAGGGCAAAGTAAGAGTTTTCAATTATGCAACTACAGGTGGCAGACCACCTGGTTCTTCAATAAAGCCTATTACAGTTTATGGACCAGCATTGGAGAAAGGCTATACAGCTGCTACAGTTGTTGATGATGTTCCTGTTTATTACAAACAGTGGAATTGGGAGCCTCACAATTATAGTAGAAATACTTATAAAGGTCTTATGACCTTCAGAGAAGCTTTAAAAGTATCCCAAAATATACCTGCTGTAAGGATAGTTGTCGAGATGATAGGGCTTAATACTGCTGCAGAATATGGCAAAAAATTTGGGCTTGACATAACGGAAAGAATTGAAAAATCACCAGCTGCCCTTTCCCTTGGAGCAGGTGGAGAAGTTACCCCACTTCAAATGGCCGCTGCTTATGGAGCGATTGCAAATGGAGGAGTTTACACATCTCCTATTACATTTACAAAGGTTACTGACTCAGAAGGGAATGTAATTTTAGAAAATAAACCTTCCCAGCATATAGTTTTAAGTCCGCAAAATGCTTATATATTAACAAATATGATGCAGGAGGTTGTAAAACCTGGAGGGACGGGTACGAATGCAAGACTTCCTAATATGCCTGTTGCAGGGAAAACTGGTACAAATGAAAACTATTATGATGCCTGGTTTGCAGGGTTTACCCCTTATTATTCGGCTTCAGTGTGGATGGGAACCGGGGAGAATATAGCAATGATATATGGTGGTAAAGGAGTTACAGGAGGTTCTTATCCAGCAATATTTTGGAAAACAGTGATGATGCAGATACACAAAAATTTACCATATAAAGATTTTGTAAGGCCACCAGGAATTATTTCTGTAACAGTATGTCGCGATTCAGGAGAACTTCCTACAGATTTGTGTCATTTGGATCCTAGAGGTGACAGAACCTATACTGAAATTTTTGCACAGGGTACTCAACCCACAACTTATTGCACTGTTCATGTTACAGCAAAAATAAATTCTCAAAATGGTAAACTAGCAACGGATTTAACTCCTCCTGATTTGGTAAAAGATGCTGTGTTTATAGATCCACCAGGTAGAACACCAGCGCAGAATGCAGTTGCACTAGATGGAAAATATGTGGTTCCAAAAGAATACGATGATACTGTTCCGCCACCACAGAATTCTGATAATGGTGATGCTCCAGGG
- a CDS encoding iron-containing alcohol dehydrogenase, protein MILWKTLFFSSPTKIIFGKGTEHQVGSEVKNYSSKVLFCYGGGSIKKSGLYDKVVNSLKEAEIEFIELSGVKPNPRLSLVQEGIKLCRENNIDFILAVGGGSVIDTAKAIAMGVPYDGNVWDFFVGRAKLERALPVGVILTIPATGSEASDATVITNENGWFKIGFHHDLIRPKFAIMNPELTYTLPNYQTACGVADIMAHVMERYFTNVKGVDLTDRFCEATLKTVINNVRIVLKDPTNYNARAEIMWAGTIAHNDLLSTGRIGDWASHKIEHELSAIYDIAHGAGLAIIFPAWMKYVYKHDINRFVQFAVRVWDVNLAYENLEDIALEGIRRMTEFFKAIGLPVTLKEAGISDDRFEEMANKCTDNGNKKIGNFIKLGKEDVINIYKLAK, encoded by the coding sequence GTGATTTTATGGAAAACTTTGTTTTTTTCAAGCCCTACAAAAATTATTTTTGGTAAGGGAACAGAACATCAGGTTGGAAGTGAAGTAAAAAATTATAGCAGTAAAGTGTTGTTTTGTTATGGTGGAGGAAGCATAAAAAAATCTGGCTTATATGATAAAGTTGTAAATTCTTTAAAAGAGGCTGAGATTGAGTTTATAGAGCTATCAGGGGTAAAGCCTAATCCAAGGCTTAGTCTTGTGCAGGAAGGAATAAAACTATGTCGAGAAAACAATATCGATTTTATCTTAGCTGTTGGTGGAGGAAGTGTTATTGACACTGCAAAGGCTATTGCAATGGGTGTGCCTTATGATGGCAACGTGTGGGACTTTTTTGTAGGAAGAGCGAAGCTTGAGAGGGCCTTACCTGTAGGTGTAATTTTAACTATTCCTGCAACAGGAAGTGAAGCGAGTGATGCTACAGTTATTACAAATGAAAACGGATGGTTTAAAATAGGTTTTCATCATGACTTGATAAGACCTAAGTTTGCGATTATGAATCCAGAGCTTACATATACATTGCCAAATTATCAAACGGCCTGTGGTGTTGCAGATATTATGGCACACGTCATGGAAAGATATTTTACAAATGTCAAAGGTGTTGATTTGACTGATAGGTTTTGTGAGGCTACTTTAAAAACTGTTATAAATAATGTGCGTATTGTGCTAAAAGACCCAACAAATTATAATGCAAGGGCAGAAATTATGTGGGCAGGTACCATTGCACACAATGATTTACTAAGCACAGGAAGGATAGGAGATTGGGCTTCCCATAAAATTGAACATGAATTAAGTGCTATTTACGATATTGCCCATGGAGCAGGACTTGCAATTATCTTTCCAGCCTGGATGAAGTACGTATACAAGCATGATATAAATCGCTTTGTACAATTTGCTGTAAGAGTATGGGATGTGAATTTAGCTTATGAAAACCTCGAAGACATAGCATTAGAAGGTATAAGACGAATGACAGAATTTTTTAAAGCGATTGGTCTTCCTGTTACGCTCAAAGAAGCAGGCATTTCTGATGACAGATTTGAAGAGATGGCAAATAAGTGCACAGACAACGGCAACAAAAAAATTGGTAATTTTATAAAGTTAGGAAAGGAAGATGTCATCAATATATATAAATTAGCAAAATAA
- a CDS encoding SIS domain-containing protein, with amino-acid sequence MLLEYIDEVYKSVEKIKATQIKNIQEAATLIANSLLKEEDSVFHVFGCGHSHMAAEELFYRAGGLACVNPILPSELMLHEGALKSSYYERNEDIIKLIFDRYDLRQEECIIIVSHSGRNGAPIEAAVEAKRRGLKVVAITSKEYKQKTFSRHSSGKFLEDIADIVIDNCGQYGDAALKIKKDTLEISFSPLSTVLNTVILNMIEAEIVFIMIKKNLVPPVFLSGNIEGAEEHNLKLIEKYKKRVKHL; translated from the coding sequence TTGTTATTAGAGTATATTGACGAAGTTTATAAAAGCGTAGAAAAGATAAAAGCAACTCAGATTAAAAATATACAAGAGGCAGCAACATTAATAGCTAATTCTCTTCTAAAAGAAGAAGACAGTGTTTTTCATGTATTTGGCTGCGGCCATTCTCATATGGCCGCAGAAGAATTGTTTTATCGTGCAGGAGGTCTTGCTTGTGTAAATCCTATTTTGCCTTCAGAATTAATGCTTCATGAAGGAGCACTAAAAAGTTCTTATTATGAGAGGAATGAAGACATAATAAAATTGATTTTTGATAGATATGATTTACGACAAGAAGAATGTATTATTATTGTTTCTCATTCTGGCAGAAATGGAGCACCAATTGAAGCAGCAGTTGAAGCTAAGCGTAGAGGGTTAAAAGTTGTGGCAATAACCTCAAAAGAATATAAGCAAAAAACATTTTCTAGACATTCTTCTGGTAAGTTTCTCGAAGATATTGCAGATATTGTTATAGATAATTGTGGGCAGTATGGTGATGCAGCGTTGAAAATTAAAAAAGATACTCTGGAAATTTCATTTTCTCCTCTTTCTACTGTACTTAATACTGTTATATTAAATATGATAGAGGCTGAAATAGTTTTTATTATGATAAAAAAGAATTTAGTTCCTCCCGTATTTTTGAGCGGTAATATAGAAGGAGCAGAGGAACATAATTTAAAATTAATTGAAAAGTATAAGAAAAGAGTAAAACATTTGTGA
- a CDS encoding PTS sugar transporter subunit IIB produces MKDRIRIVTACGVGMGSSLILKMMIEDLLKELDINAQVENTDIGSIKSTNADIVVVQTFHKDKMENIAKVVITIDNFFDKEKLREKLIEGLDKVKEVQN; encoded by the coding sequence ATGAAAGACAGAATAAGAATTGTAACAGCATGCGGTGTAGGTATGGGAAGCAGTCTTATACTTAAGATGATGATAGAAGACCTTTTAAAAGAATTAGATATAAATGCGCAAGTAGAAAATACTGATATAGGAAGTATAAAAAGTACTAACGCTGATATAGTTGTAGTTCAAACGTTTCACAAAGACAAGATGGAAAATATAGCAAAAGTGGTAATAACTATTGATAATTTTTTTGATAAAGAAAAATTAAGAGAAAAACTTATCGAAGGGTTAGATAAAGTGAAAGAAGTACAAAATTAA
- a CDS encoding PTS ascorbate transporter subunit IIC has translation MALIDFLVKNLFNQVSVLIGLVTLIGLLLQKKSFQDTISGTIKAMVGILIMLAGTDVFIAGLVSFQTIVSSAFHISAPVAKNTLQNFTNNFGSIAVSIMALGFLIHLIIVKLFNTKFVYLTGHLMWWISLVITASLLEVFPNINQGTLILTGAILIALYWTFQPVYLHKYMRKVTNSDEIGYGHTSSIAAYLAGCFGHLFGRPEESTEKVNIPKKIEFMKDITVGTAFIITIIMLVASFFAEREVVLKQAGDLNFVIWAIIQGFKFAAGITILLYGVRLFLAEIVPAFRGISQKLIPGAKPALDVPVVFPYAPTAVLIGFISSTLVFLLFMIIFGLTGFATIVPSMIMLFFPAAGAAVFGNAVGGWKGAVFGGAINGLFLAFGQALTWPMLSNTAPELAVLADPDWYIIMWLIIGIGKLIKLVF, from the coding sequence ATGGCATTAATTGATTTTTTGGTTAAAAATTTGTTTAATCAGGTATCTGTTTTAATAGGTCTTGTTACATTGATTGGTTTACTTTTACAGAAAAAATCTTTTCAAGACACAATTTCAGGTACTATAAAAGCAATGGTAGGTATACTAATTATGCTAGCGGGGACAGATGTTTTTATAGCAGGTCTTGTTTCTTTTCAAACGATAGTTTCATCAGCATTTCATATTTCTGCCCCAGTTGCTAAGAATACTTTACAAAACTTTACGAATAACTTCGGAAGTATTGCAGTTTCAATAATGGCTCTTGGCTTTTTAATTCATCTCATTATTGTAAAACTATTTAATACAAAATTTGTATATTTAACAGGACACTTAATGTGGTGGATTTCTCTTGTTATTACAGCAAGTTTATTAGAAGTATTTCCCAATATTAATCAAGGTACTTTAATACTAACAGGAGCGATTTTAATAGCACTTTATTGGACTTTTCAGCCTGTTTATCTCCATAAATATATGAGGAAAGTTACAAATAGTGATGAAATTGGTTATGGCCATACTTCTTCCATTGCTGCTTATTTAGCAGGATGTTTTGGACATTTATTTGGAAGACCAGAAGAAAGTACTGAGAAAGTGAACATTCCAAAGAAAATTGAATTTATGAAAGATATTACTGTTGGAACTGCTTTTATTATAACGATAATAATGCTTGTTGCTAGTTTCTTTGCAGAAAGAGAAGTTGTATTAAAACAAGCAGGAGATCTAAATTTTGTTATTTGGGCAATAATTCAAGGATTTAAGTTTGCCGCAGGTATAACTATTCTATTATATGGAGTAAGACTCTTTCTTGCCGAGATTGTTCCTGCTTTTAGAGGAATATCGCAGAAACTTATTCCTGGTGCAAAACCCGCTTTAGATGTACCAGTAGTATTTCCATATGCACCTACTGCAGTTCTTATTGGTTTTATTAGCTCAACACTAGTATTTTTGCTCTTTATGATAATATTCGGGTTAACTGGATTTGCGACAATAGTTCCTTCAATGATAATGCTTTTCTTTCCTGCTGCTGGTGCTGCAGTATTTGGAAATGCAGTTGGGGGATGGAAAGGTGCTGTATTTGGAGGAGCAATAAATGGTTTATTTTTGGCTTTTGGTCAAGCACTGACTTGGCCTATGTTAAGTAATACTGCTCCTGAACTTGCTGTTCTTGCAGATCCTGACTGGTATATCATAATGTGGCTAATAATAGGAATTGGTAAACTTATAAAGTTGGTATTTTAG
- a CDS encoding BglG family transcription antiterminator has product MKEVIIITLNERCTQILIRLINSNAPIKISDLAKIFNVSSRTIRYDLDTIDEFLKYNNLPQLIRKPNVGVEFSELLEYRNKVLSLLDNLNIYYYNLSQKERVNIILSELIQQKDYITINSIADKLMVSRSTIIKDLKDVREWLTRHGLQLKSAPKYGIKVVGDEKRLRRAAIELLTEAIDVDKALDIVKSPIYTRSSVGIDKQITKLFEDIDIPYIEECIQIAERELETVFSDAAFSGLVIHIAIAIKRIQLGKDIIMPKEELKALEITKEFAVASNIAKMLEDHFKVSIPLDEIGYITVHLLGSNVSKTRPYPNENWVEYQLLTEKIITNVTNKIHQDLSGDRQLFEGLLDHLRPTVYRLKHGLKLKNPILDEIKANYKELFEIVKESLKPLEDYTGKALNDEEIGYFTIHFGAAIERLKVTKAPKPNILVVCGTGIGTAKLLSSRLQSVFDVNIVDAVAYHQVKERLKEKDIDLIVSTVPIPYEGIKTIEVNPLLTEKDIELLKDLVIKPKLQGTVINDLIKIIEKHCVIGNREKLIEDLSKFLNVASYENTRGVVQPVLKDLLTKDTIKLNVEAKDWEEAVRIGGELLEKSGAIEPRYIDAMINTVKEIGPYIVIAPGIAMPHARPEAGAKKIGMSLITLKNPVNFGNKENDPVKIVVSLCAIDHSSHLKALSELVELLGDENTVKTICEANDVEEVVNLIK; this is encoded by the coding sequence ATGAAAGAGGTGATAATTATCACACTCAATGAAAGATGTACTCAAATCCTTATCAGACTTATTAATTCTAATGCGCCTATTAAAATTTCTGACCTTGCAAAAATATTCAATGTAAGCAGTAGAACTATAAGATACGACCTTGATACAATCGATGAGTTTTTAAAGTACAACAATTTGCCACAATTGATACGCAAACCGAATGTGGGTGTGGAATTTTCTGAACTATTGGAATACAGAAATAAAGTTTTATCTCTTCTTGATAATCTCAATATTTATTATTACAACTTATCTCAAAAAGAAAGAGTAAATATCATATTAAGTGAACTTATACAGCAAAAAGACTACATCACTATCAATAGCATTGCAGATAAATTGATGGTGTCAAGAAGTACCATTATAAAAGATTTAAAAGATGTAAGAGAGTGGCTTACACGTCATGGACTTCAGTTAAAGTCTGCACCGAAATATGGAATCAAAGTTGTGGGGGATGAAAAACGATTACGAAGAGCTGCTATAGAACTTCTAACAGAGGCAATTGACGTTGATAAGGCGCTGGATATTGTAAAATCTCCGATTTATACTCGTTCTAGTGTAGGAATTGATAAACAAATTACCAAGCTATTTGAAGATATAGACATACCTTATATCGAAGAATGCATACAAATAGCAGAAAGAGAACTGGAAACTGTTTTTTCGGATGCGGCATTTTCTGGCCTTGTAATACACATAGCAATAGCGATTAAAAGGATTCAACTAGGGAAAGACATAATTATGCCAAAAGAAGAATTAAAAGCTTTGGAAATTACAAAGGAATTTGCTGTTGCATCAAATATTGCAAAAATGTTGGAGGACCATTTTAAAGTTTCTATTCCTCTTGATGAAATCGGATATATTACTGTTCATCTTCTTGGAAGTAATGTCTCAAAAACACGTCCTTATCCTAATGAAAACTGGGTTGAATACCAGTTATTGACGGAAAAAATTATTACAAATGTCACCAACAAAATACACCAAGATTTATCAGGAGATAGACAGCTTTTTGAAGGGCTTTTAGACCATTTAAGGCCTACAGTATACCGGTTAAAACACGGACTTAAATTAAAAAATCCCATTTTAGATGAGATTAAAGCAAATTATAAAGAATTGTTTGAAATAGTCAAAGAAAGTTTAAAACCTTTAGAAGATTATACAGGCAAAGCATTAAACGACGAAGAAATAGGTTATTTTACAATACATTTTGGTGCTGCAATTGAAAGATTAAAAGTTACTAAAGCACCTAAGCCTAATATCCTCGTTGTATGTGGTACAGGAATAGGTACGGCGAAACTTCTTTCTTCGAGATTACAATCAGTTTTTGATGTGAATATAGTAGATGCTGTCGCATACCATCAGGTAAAAGAAAGATTGAAAGAAAAAGATATAGATCTAATAGTATCTACTGTTCCAATTCCTTATGAAGGTATTAAAACCATTGAAGTAAATCCGCTTCTTACAGAGAAAGACATAGAATTATTAAAAGACCTTGTTATTAAACCTAAGCTGCAAGGGACAGTTATTAATGATTTAATAAAAATAATAGAAAAGCATTGTGTGATAGGCAATCGTGAAAAGTTAATAGAAGATTTATCAAAATTTTTAAATGTAGCATCATATGAAAATACGAGAGGAGTTGTACAACCAGTGTTAAAAGACCTTTTGACTAAGGATACTATAAAACTAAATGTTGAGGCAAAAGATTGGGAGGAAGCAGTGAGGATAGGAGGTGAGTTATTAGAGAAAAGCGGGGCAATTGAACCGAGGTATATTGATGCAATGATAAACACTGTAAAAGAGATAGGCCCTTACATTGTTATTGCGCCAGGAATAGCGATGCCCCACGCAAGGCCAGAAGCAGGTGCTAAAAAAATAGGCATGAGCTTAATTACACTAAAAAATCCTGTCAACTTTGGCAATAAAGAAAACGATCCAGTAAAAATTGTAGTTTCCCTTTGTGCAATCGACCATTCTTCACATCTTAAAGCATTGTCTGAACTGGTAGAACTTTTGGGAGATGAAAATACGGTAAAAACAATATGTGAGGCAAATGACGTTGAAGAAGTGGTAAATTTGATTAAGTAG
- a CDS encoding pyridoxal phosphate-dependent aminotransferase has product MNFEDKVAKRAKSIEISTIRYFFNMAREVPGAISLAIGEPDFVTPAHIREAAKKALDEGKTGYTVNPGLIELRQEISNYLNRRYNLSYNPETEILVTIGATEAIYVALNTLVEEGDEVLIPEPSFVAYHPCTILAGAKSVFVPTYEEDDFVLRADVLEKYITDRSKVLILPYPNNPTGAVMPKEAMEKIAEVVKKYDLIVVTDEIYAELIYSGFEHVSFASLKDMWERTVTINGFSKSYAMTGWRLGYIAAPEYFIKHMTKIHQYGVTAAATMCQYAGIEAIKNGDGDILMMREEYDKRRKYLLQSVREMGLDCFEPKGAFYIFPSIKKTGLTSMEFAKRLLYEAKVAVVPGNAFGENGEGYVRMAYATSMENLEEAVKRMKEFMSKF; this is encoded by the coding sequence ATGAACTTTGAAGACAAGGTGGCAAAAAGAGCAAAATCTATAGAAATATCTACCATAAGATATTTCTTTAACATGGCGCGAGAGGTGCCGGGAGCAATATCCCTTGCTATTGGAGAGCCGGATTTTGTAACGCCAGCGCATATAAGAGAAGCAGCGAAAAAAGCCCTCGATGAAGGTAAAACAGGATATACTGTAAATCCAGGGCTTATTGAATTGAGGCAAGAAATTTCGAATTATCTTAATAGAAGGTATAACCTTTCTTACAATCCGGAAACAGAAATTTTAGTTACAATTGGGGCTACTGAAGCTATATACGTTGCTTTAAATACTTTGGTAGAAGAAGGAGACGAAGTATTAATTCCAGAACCTTCATTTGTGGCATACCATCCTTGTACAATTCTTGCAGGTGCTAAATCCGTTTTTGTCCCAACATATGAAGAGGATGATTTTGTATTAAGGGCAGATGTTTTAGAGAAGTACATTACGGACAGATCAAAAGTCTTAATTTTACCCTATCCTAATAATCCAACTGGTGCGGTAATGCCAAAAGAAGCGATGGAAAAGATAGCTGAAGTGGTTAAAAAATATGACCTTATTGTGGTTACTGATGAAATTTATGCTGAGCTAATATATAGTGGTTTTGAACACGTAAGCTTTGCTTCTTTAAAAGACATGTGGGAAAGGACGGTTACTATAAACGGTTTTTCTAAATCCTATGCGATGACAGGTTGGCGTCTCGGATATATAGCGGCACCAGAATATTTTATAAAACATATGACAAAAATACACCAATACGGCGTAACAGCAGCAGCAACGATGTGTCAGTATGCGGGTATAGAGGCTATAAAAAATGGGGACGGAGATATTTTAATGATGAGAGAAGAGTACGACAAAAGAAGAAAGTATTTGCTTCAAAGTGTGAGAGAAATGGGACTCGATTGTTTTGAGCCAAAGGGTGCTTTTTACATATTCCCTTCAATAAAAAAGACAGGCCTTACCTCAATGGAATTTGCTAAGAGACTCCTTTACGAAGCAAAAGTTGCAGTTGTGCCGGGAAATGCCTTTGGAGAAAATGGTGAAGGATATGTTCGCATGGCTTATGCAACCTCTATGGAAAACTTAGAAGAAGCAGTAAAAAGAATGAAAGAATTTATGTCAAAGTTTTAA
- a CDS encoding OsmC family protein produces the protein MAIETFKAVSRKLPEGLAVESEVRGFKIILDEPKELGGTNKGMNPVEALLCALGSCQTIVAAAFAQAKGINLQGFWVELEGDLDTDGFMGKAGVRPGFQEIRFKMHIKTDAPKEKVEEFAKFIENTCPVGDSLANPVKLVLSDVIVE, from the coding sequence ATGGCAATTGAAACATTTAAAGCAGTTTCAAGGAAATTGCCAGAGGGATTAGCAGTTGAAAGCGAGGTAAGAGGCTTTAAAATAATCTTAGATGAACCTAAAGAGCTAGGCGGCACGAATAAAGGGATGAATCCTGTTGAGGCTTTACTTTGCGCTTTAGGGTCATGCCAGACGATTGTAGCGGCAGCTTTTGCACAGGCGAAAGGCATAAATCTACAAGGTTTTTGGGTAGAATTAGAAGGAGACCTTGATACAGACGGATTTATGGGAAAAGCTGGTGTAAGACCAGGTTTTCAAGAAATAAGATTTAAAATGCACATAAAGACAGATGCCCCAAAAGAAAAAGTAGAAGAATTTGCAAAGTTTATAGAAAATACCTGCCCAGTAGGAGATTCTTTAGCAAATCCAGTAAAATTAGTTTTGTCAGATGTGATTGTTGAATAA